The following nucleotide sequence is from Tiliqua scincoides isolate rTilSci1 chromosome 15, rTilSci1.hap2, whole genome shotgun sequence.
GTGATGGGCCTTCAGGTAGGGAACCCCAGCCCTTCCTCACTCAACAGCAGCCCCTCAGGTTTCAGCGGGAGGAGGAAGGCCCTCAGGACCAGTTCCATGGGGGCAGTTCAGAAAAACCCTCTCCGCACGGAAGAGAAGTTTACGAGATTCAGttcccagcagctgcctggactCCTGTACAGCATCAGGAGTCCCAAAGAGCTAGACCTGGTGTCGGGAATCCCCCACTGAGATTCTGCAGGATCGTCACCCAAAAGCCCATGATGGAGACTGGATCTAAGCCTGCATCGCTATGAGGTTCCTCTCCTTCTCGGTCACCTCCGATTTCTTTAGGTAGAAAAGGCCCTGGACAAGCCCCACTTACCTGTTCCTCTGAGGACTGAGAAGGCAAGAGAAGGTGAGAGGAGAAGCTGATGGGAGACTGTGGAGGGACGGGAGCTTTTTATACTGTGTCCGTGGCACCCTGGCTGCTTGAGACCCACCCCTTTCCCTCGTGATCTTAATTACCCACCCTCCAAATCTGCTGCTTTCATCGCATCCAAAATTACTTTAATAACACGGAGCAAAGAATTTCTGCTTTCATCAGCCCAGCAGAACAAAGACACTTGCTGGTGTTTGTCctgtcctctcccccaccccactcttggCATTTCATGAAGAACTCCCATATTTTTTCCCACTGATGTGGGTGGAAGGCTTACGAGAGACATTGGATCTGAGTGAATATTCACAGGATGGAAGAGTTCTTTGGGGGAGGTCTCCGGGGTCTTGGTTTCCACCTGGGTGGTTTAGAGCAAGCCAAATATCATCTCATGTGGGGTCTTTCCATTTGGGAGGACAACTGAAGCCGTCCCCTCAGTCTGCagttctgtccacctgcttgcctacACTCCTCCTTCTGTGACTaggattggaaatggaagaggggccagagaggagggagaaatgtggggaggggggaggagagtgctgagatgGAGCGTTGGAGTGGGGGGGCCAGGCTGGCACAGAACTGGTACTGGGGTCAGCATCTGGTATGGCACCACAAGAGGTCTTAGGCTGGCCCCAATCCATAGTTGATTTCAAGGCACAGTTCATGAGAAGGCTCCAAATTTTGTCTGGCTCACGTATGAAGCTTTGGCTTTTACTCGGTTCCATGGCATTTATTGCTATGCTCAAAGCAcagcacagggttgggggagACAGCACCTGGCATCTCATTTCAGGAGGTCTCAGGCTGGCTTTGATCCACAGTTGATTTCAGGtaggtaggttggcaaccttcagtcttgaaagactatggtataagcctacagcaccaggtattcccaggcggtctcccatccaagttcctGGAAGGAAAAAGGCTATACCCACACAATGGGGACACACAGTTTCCCCATGAAATTTTGCATGCAGCCAGACAGGCCTAGGGAATTGAGCTGTAAAGTGGGAGGTGCCCCTGGGTGACTTGGAGCTGGCATTTGATTGGGGTAATTTATTACGAGCTCCACCGGCTCATTAAGCCAACTAGCTTTTTCAAAACGGGCACCGTTTCTTTAATGGCAGCCTTGAAAGAAGTGATTAGCTGAACGAATACAGTAGTTAGCAGAGAGATCACAAAGTCAGCAACGCTTAATGGGGAGGCACTCCAAGCACTTTGTGGCGGGGAACCTGGCCCTGATCCCAGCCACTTCCTGTTGGGCGTGGACGGTTCACATTCTCCGACAGAGGAATGCCTGCCAGCCTCTGAAACTGTTGACGAGCCCAGAATGAATGAACAAGCAGCGCGTGGGACCCAGGGGTGTATTCCCACATCGAACCCTGAGCACTCTTCAAGGCTAAATTACGACATTAGTAGGGCTTATCTCGCCGTGCAATTACTTGCCTAGGACGAAAACGGGTCTGCAGATCTTTCATAATTGTGCTGTTCAGCACATACGTGAAAGATGACTTGTGAGCATTTTCCCATGGCCAAAAGAGAGAGGAGCATTCCTTCTTTCTTGCAGATATATTAACCTTATAGGTATTAAAGCAGTATGTTTGTTTGGGAATGATAATGCTTGATACAGGTGGGTCCTGGTATTGGTGCATCATTGGCGCATGGTCTTGTTATTAAATCAGGGTTAGGAACTGGATAaggaggaggacccactgtatgttgggggggggggttcacacgCGGATAGCGATGGAAACTGGAAGGGGTCCCTAAGTGTTTTTGAATTTAAACCCTTGAGGAACTGAACTCTAATCCTCTCCTTCAACCAGCTTTCCAGAATCAGAGCCGAGTTTGCTTCGCAGAGCCGGAGATCAGAGACAAGCAATTAGCAGAAAAGTATAATACTTAACAAATAGCTCCGAAAATGAGTCGCGCTTAATGGAGAACGTCCCGGGCAAATTTTGTGGTGGGAAGACCTGCTTTGATGTTTGCCCATCCCCAGCTGGGTGTTGACTCTGTGCATTCCTGCCTGGAGAATCCTGGCCGGTTTGTGAAGTTGTGGGTGAGACTCAAAATAACAAACAAGCCATCAAGGAAAACGGCCCCAAGGGGTTGTGGCGCTGAGGGGAAGGTTCTCACACCAAATCCTGGCCCCCTTACTCAAGGTCGTGCTGAATATTTGCGGGGTTCGTACCATGAGAGGCCCGTTGCATTTGGTAAACCGGTCCGCAAGAGGCTCCAAActgcaaaggaaaaaagggggtaaACAAGAATGCGCTTAGACCCCAGAGTCCaaccctgtccaacttttcagcatggctgcagccGCAATACATGATTCACGACCCAGCAGCACTGAGACCCCTTGCCCTTTAAGGTGTGGGCACAGGAGCGAGGCAGCAATGTGATACTCAGGGTTGCGCTGCTGCGGGGGAAGAGGGGTTTTAACCAATGCTTATTTGCTGCCAGCTTCTGGGGGgtgccctgtggaagcctctacTGGACTCCCCACAACTTGTAGaaggtggtaaaaaaaaaaaaagctattgtgATCCActtctgcacatgcttgatcttgtctgatctcggaagctaagcagagtcaggcctgctgagtacttggatgggagaccgcctgggaataccaggcgctgtaggcttataccatgatctcggaagctaagcagggtcaggcctggatagtacttggatgggagaccagctgggaataccgggtgctgtaggcttctaccatgatctcggaagctaagcagggtaggcctggtgagtacttggatgggagaccgcctgggaataccgggcgctgtaggcttataccatgatctcagaagctaagcagggtcaggcctggatagtacttggatgggagaccagctgggaataccgggtgctgtaggcttctaccatgatctcggaagctaagcagggtcaggcctggttagtacttggatgggagaccgcctgggaataccgggcgctgtaggcttataccatgatctcagaagctaagcagggtcaggcctggatagtacttggatgggagaccggctgggaataccgggtgctgtaggcttctaccatgatctcggaagctaagcagggtcaggcctggttagtacttggatgggagaccgcctgggaataccgggcgctgtaggcttataccatgatctcagaagctaagcagggtcaggcctggatagtacttggatgggagaccgcctgggaataccgggcactgtaggcttataccatgatctcagaagctaagcagggtcaggcctggttagtactcagatgggagaccgcctgggaataccgggtgctgtaggcttataccatgatctcggaagctaagcagggccaggccaggttagtactcagatgggagaccgcctgggaataccaggtgctgtaggcttataccatgagctcggaagctaagcagggtcaggcctggatagtacttggatgggagaccgcctgggaataccgggcactgtaggcttataccatgatctcagaagctaagcagggtcaggcctggatagtacttggatgggagaccgcctgggaataccgggcactgtaggcttatatcatgatctcagaagctaagcagggtcaggccaggttagtacttggatgggagaccgcctgggaataccaggtgctgtaggcttataacatgatctgggaagctaagcaggatcaggcctggttagtacttggatggagaccgtctgggaataccgggcgctgtaggattataccagagtctttcgagactgaaggttgccaaccatcacaaaatccagagaggctgcaggaggaggaggagcagagacaTTGGCCTCCTCTTGAGCAGAACAGAGAGAGGAAAGGGGGACAAGAAGAGACCCCTATACAGTATGCAGCCAACGAAGGAGGGGTTGAAGTAATCACATGAAACATATTTTACTCCTTGTTTTTTTAGAAGGTTGCCTGCATTGGGGTTTCATCCTTGGTGGACCCAGGAAGAGGACAGCATTTTGGTGTCTGGCTGCAATCAGCCGATGCCAGCAGAATCCGTTTCTCAGAAGCCTTTGGGGTTATTAAAGTAATTTGGGACGTGATGAAACCAGCAGATTTGGAGGGTGGGTCATGAAGATCACGAGGGAAAGGGGTGGGTCTCAAGCAGCCAGGCTGCCACGGACACAGTATAAAAAGCTCCCGTCCCTCCACAGTCTCCCATCAGCTACTCCTCTCAACTTCTCTTGCCTTCTCACTCCTCGGAGAACCAGGTAAGTGGGGCTTGTCCAGGGCCTTTTATGCCTCTTAAGGTGGGGTTTGAGCTTTGTCCCCTTGTAGTGATGCAGGCTTCCCCCACTGTGCTTGACTTAGACACATCCTAAGACCCTCTGCGGAGGATTTTCCATCCTCACCCCTCTCTCTTCCATCCTCTTGACAGCTCAGACTGTGCTCTGGGGAAACCCAACCTGGCTCCTTCCCAGATCTTGGCTTGCAGACCTTAAGACTCCAGTAGGCTGTAGTCCACCCTAGTTAAGCCGTCCACCCTTCTCCTCCTGGGACACTGGcggctgtttgttttctgtgggTCCTGGGGATCTCCAGCCAACGTTTCAGCCACCAACTATAATTTTAATTATTCTTTTTGGCGGAGCCAAGGAAGTTCCAGTTTATatcaaaaaatatatttaaataggGAAGGTGGCCTTCTGTACGAGAGGCAGGCGAGGTTGGTCAGAGAACAGGTGGTTTTCCCCTGTGCCCCAATCCAAGAAGTCCACCCCCTCCACAACCTGGGCTGTGAGTAGGTTTGCCCCAAGTTACTCTGTTTCTTCAGCATCTATAGGAGGCAAAAATTAGGCTCAGCCTATTGCTAGCATTGACGGCTTCCTGctgctttccaccccaccccccagaattATTTTCCATACATATTGGAAATAGAGAAGGATTTATTTACGGATTGGCAGTGCCGTGACCTCACCCAAGGTCCAGCTCTTCAAATCACAATGCCCCACCTCGGAACCCCCTGCTTTTGGAGAGCACCAATCCAGGAATGGTGTTAGGGGGGCTCAGGGCCTCCGTGGAAGGCTGCCACCCACTGCGTCAAGTGGGCCACCTAGATCAGTACAGTCTGTGCTGATTGGCTGGGCCCCCCAGGGTTTCAGAAATGGGTCTGTCCCAGTCTGATCTAGTGAGTCTTCCAGGGTTTGAAGAATATTTGGAATGCAAAACAGGCCCCTTTCACTGAGCTGTGGTCCTTCAAACAAATTCATCCCACTATGTCCTGTTGATGTTTTCGTCTTCTCttgcttctctcttccttcagGTTCACCCCCTCGCTCAGACATGGCCAACTGCGGACCAGCCTGCACCATCCCATCTTGCGATTCCACCCCAATCGTGGGCTTGGGATCGACGGGCTGCAGAGGCCTCGGATGGGGCTACGGAGGTCTTGGAGGTGGATGGGGCTACCGAGGTCTTGGAGGTGGATGGGGCTACGGAGGTCTGGGGTACGGATATGGTGCCGGCACCCTGGCTGAAACCTCCGGCAATCTCGGCTCCTTGCCTGGAATCATCCCTTCCTGCGTGAACCAGATCCCACCGTCTGAAGTGGtcatccagccccctccctccgtGGTGACCATCCCAGGGGCCATCCTCTCCTCCAGCTGCCAGCCCGTGACCGTCGGAGGCAACACTCCTTGTGCCATTGGGGGCACCGGGATCATTGGATCCGGCTTCTCTGGTGGATCTGGCAGAGGTATCTACGGTGGTAACCTTGGGTACGGTCTGCTCGGGCGCCGTTCTGGCCGCAGAGGCAGCATCTGCTTGTCCccctgcttgtctccctgctaAATTCTGACGGACTGACTACATCGGgaaaagaacagagcagaaggtCTACGGTGGAACATGCACGCCTGGGTTTAGAGATGCTGAATACCCTCAATCCCAGTGGGAAGCAGGGGGTTCTCAGCATCCCTGAGGATCAGGTCCAGCTACATCTGTTTGCAATCTGAATGCATCCCACTTATTTATTCTCTTCTTCTGATGGTTGATTCatcattcatgggggggggggatcttgggCCTCCCTCCAGCAAAGTTGAGAGCAGAAATTAACTTGGCCCATTAAATGTGAATGCAGCTGAATTGGGAAACAAAGTCAAAGGGGTTTTGTGTAATGGGGGGGCAAATGTCCTAGAACACCCTCCCCTGCAAATATATTCATCATGGAGGAAGCTGTTTGCTACATCTGTCTCTTGCCATCTTCGTTCTGCTTCAGTTCTCCACTGTCTGTATTTTCCTTCCTAATAAATCTGACCCTGCATCATAGATCTGGTGTCCTGGTTTTGCTTGCATCTGTGAACAACAGAAttgccttgggggaaggggtcgcAGCCTAGCAAAGTCCTGCTCCCTGTAACAGCTGGAAGGTCCCCCTAGATCTCCCCCTAAACCTTGAGGGAATCTTAGGGGCAGCCCCAGACACAGGTAAACAGTGGCAAAGCAAGAAGCGGAGAAGGGGGACCCAAGTCACATGTGGATctactttccttctttctttatgCCCTTAGCAGCCAGTAGGCATTTCTTAAATTTGCCAATGTGGACATTTGACCGTGTAGATttcgagcccaagcctatccatgtctactcagaagtaagccccagtatagccaatgggccttactcccaggtggattgggtgaggattgggctgttaagctgcATGTTGGTGTGGGGT
It contains:
- the LOC136635069 gene encoding uncharacterized protein; this encodes MANCGPACTIPSCDSTPIVGLGSTGCRGLGWGYGGLGGGWGYRGLGGGWGYGGLGYGYGAGTLAETSGNLGSLPGIIPSCVNQIPPSEVVIQPPPSVVTIPGAILSSSCQPVTVGGNTPCAIGGTGIIGSGFSGGSGRGIYGGNLGYGLLGRRSGRRGSICLSPCLSPC